The Microbacterium foliorum genome has a window encoding:
- a CDS encoding ABC transporter ATP-binding protein translates to MTVSTTPALSIRDLTIDIGRPLVHGLSLDLEAGRIHGLAGESGSGKTLTSLAVLGLLPRQARTGGSITLAGEELVGMRRRALNRIRGRRIAMIFQDPSASLHPQLPIGRQLTDHMRVHLGLRGEAAKARAVELLETVQVPNPDAALKRYPHQFSGGQRQRIAIACALACDPEVLLADEPTTALDVTVQAGILRLLRDLATERDLAVLLVTHDLGVMSAIADEVAVMKNGRIVERADRETLFRDPQHEYTRTLLAALPGSKIEIADAAEEAADE, encoded by the coding sequence ATGACCGTCTCGACGACACCCGCGCTGAGCATCCGCGACCTGACGATCGACATCGGGCGTCCTCTCGTGCACGGCCTCTCGCTCGACCTCGAGGCCGGTCGCATCCACGGTCTCGCCGGTGAGTCCGGGTCGGGCAAGACGCTCACCTCGCTCGCCGTGCTCGGCCTGCTGCCCCGGCAGGCGCGCACCGGAGGATCCATCACGCTCGCGGGGGAGGAGCTGGTCGGCATGCGCCGTCGGGCGCTCAACCGCATCCGCGGCCGTCGCATCGCGATGATCTTCCAGGACCCGTCGGCGTCGCTGCACCCGCAGCTGCCGATCGGCCGGCAGCTGACCGACCACATGCGCGTGCACCTGGGCCTGCGCGGTGAGGCCGCGAAGGCCAGGGCCGTCGAGCTGCTCGAGACGGTGCAGGTGCCGAACCCGGATGCCGCGCTGAAGCGCTACCCGCACCAGTTCTCGGGCGGTCAGCGCCAGCGCATCGCGATCGCCTGCGCCCTCGCGTGCGACCCCGAGGTGCTGCTGGCCGATGAGCCGACCACCGCGCTCGACGTCACGGTGCAGGCCGGCATCCTTCGCCTGCTGCGCGATCTCGCGACCGAGCGCGACCTCGCGGTGCTGCTCGTCACGCACGACCTCGGCGTCATGAGCGCGATCGCCGACGAGGTCGCGGTCATGAAGAACGGACGCATCGTCGAGCGGGCCGACCGCGAGACGCTGTTCCGCGACCCGCAGCACGAGTACACCCGCACGCTGCTCGCCGCGCTGCCGGGGTCGAAGATCGAGATCGCGGATGCCGCTGAGGAGGCTGCAGATGAGTGA
- a CDS encoding CaiB/BaiF CoA transferase family protein codes for MPDREDLRTVPQAPLEGVRVLDVSTLFAGPLAATFLGDFGADVIKVEHPIRPDASRGHGPQKDGVNLWWKTLGRNKRTVTIDLSEPAGAEVLLRLVADADVMIENFRPGTLERWGLSPERLQEANPRLVLARVTAFGQFGPYAGRPGFGSLAEAMSGFAALTGDPEGPPTLPPFGLADGIAALATAYAVMAALRSAERDGRGQVVDMAIIEPILMLLGGQITAWDQLGVVQPRTGNRSVNNAPRNVYRSRDGVWLAVSTSSQSIAERVMTVVGRAELIEEPWFRSGHERALHADELDEAVQSWIGAHDADEVVAVFEAASAAIAPVYDVRGVVEDPQYQALGTIVRVEDEDLGDVAMQNVLFRLSRTPGAIRWAGRAHGADTDEVLRGAGFSDAEIADLRGAGVV; via the coding sequence GTGCCGGACCGGGAAGATTTGAGAACTGTTCCACAGGCACCCCTCGAAGGGGTGCGCGTGCTCGACGTGTCCACGCTGTTCGCCGGACCGTTGGCGGCGACCTTCCTCGGGGATTTCGGTGCGGACGTCATCAAGGTGGAGCACCCGATACGTCCGGATGCCTCGCGGGGGCACGGACCCCAGAAGGACGGCGTCAACCTCTGGTGGAAGACGCTCGGGCGCAACAAGCGCACCGTGACGATCGACCTGAGCGAGCCCGCCGGCGCCGAGGTGCTGCTGCGCCTGGTGGCCGACGCCGACGTCATGATCGAGAACTTCCGCCCCGGCACGCTCGAACGCTGGGGGCTCTCGCCCGAACGTCTGCAGGAGGCGAATCCTCGGCTGGTGCTGGCCAGAGTGACCGCGTTCGGACAGTTCGGTCCCTACGCCGGGCGCCCCGGATTCGGCAGTCTCGCCGAGGCGATGAGCGGTTTCGCGGCACTCACCGGTGACCCGGAAGGGCCTCCCACGCTGCCCCCGTTCGGTCTCGCCGACGGGATCGCCGCTCTCGCCACCGCCTATGCCGTGATGGCCGCGCTGCGCAGTGCCGAGCGCGACGGCCGAGGGCAGGTCGTCGACATGGCGATCATCGAGCCGATCCTGATGCTTCTGGGTGGGCAGATCACCGCGTGGGATCAACTGGGCGTGGTGCAGCCCCGCACCGGGAATCGCTCGGTCAACAACGCGCCGCGCAACGTCTATCGGTCGCGCGACGGCGTGTGGCTGGCGGTGTCGACGAGCTCGCAGTCGATCGCCGAACGGGTGATGACCGTCGTCGGCCGCGCCGAGCTCATCGAGGAGCCCTGGTTCCGGTCAGGACACGAGCGTGCGCTGCACGCCGATGAACTCGATGAGGCGGTGCAGTCCTGGATCGGAGCTCACGACGCCGACGAGGTCGTGGCGGTGTTCGAGGCGGCATCAGCGGCCATCGCTCCGGTCTACGACGTACGCGGTGTCGTCGAGGATCCGCAGTATCAGGCTCTGGGCACGATCGTGCGCGTCGAAGACGAAGACCTCGGCGACGTCGCGATGCAGAACGTACTCTTCCGTCTTTCGCGCACCCCCGGGGCGATCCGCTGGGCCGGACGAGCCCACGGCGCCGACACCGATGAGGTGCTCCGGGGCGCCGGATTCTCGGATGCCGAGATCGCAGACCTCCGCGGCGCAGGGGTGGTGTGA
- a CDS encoding ABC transporter substrate-binding protein — MPLTRTRALGALLVAVVSAAALTACAPATENAEGAPVVDSDAFPVTVEHAYGDTEIPEQPQRVVTVGVTEQDTLWALGVKPVGVTEWYGGHDFASWPWADEARGDSEPEVLTTTDGLDFEAIALLDPDLIIGTNAGMTEEDYDRLSDIAPTIAHSGDYSMYFEPWDVQTLQIGEAVGLKDEAQKLVDDIDAQFAEAAAAHPEFAGKSIVFLQNAIYDGAAIAYQDGLSTDFLTDLGFTIPSDIDAYAPDDTSGGQATIPVENLDVLNSADVLIWGTESDDDIAALEDEPFVTAISAMQNSSVVYTDGVTAGAIYFTSALSLPYVLDALVPALADAVAGDGPARTAE; from the coding sequence ATGCCACTCACCCGCACCAGGGCGCTCGGCGCCCTCCTCGTCGCCGTCGTCTCCGCAGCGGCCCTGACCGCGTGCGCCCCCGCCACCGAGAACGCCGAGGGCGCCCCCGTGGTCGACTCCGACGCGTTCCCGGTCACGGTCGAGCACGCCTACGGAGACACCGAGATCCCCGAGCAGCCGCAGCGCGTCGTGACCGTCGGCGTCACCGAGCAGGACACCCTGTGGGCGCTCGGCGTGAAGCCCGTCGGCGTCACCGAATGGTACGGCGGGCACGACTTCGCCTCCTGGCCCTGGGCCGACGAGGCGCGCGGCGACTCGGAGCCCGAGGTGCTCACCACCACCGACGGACTCGACTTCGAGGCCATCGCCCTGCTCGACCCCGACCTCATCATCGGCACCAACGCGGGGATGACGGAGGAGGACTACGACCGCCTCTCCGACATCGCACCCACCATCGCGCACTCGGGCGACTACTCGATGTACTTCGAGCCGTGGGATGTGCAGACGCTGCAGATCGGCGAGGCTGTCGGCCTGAAGGACGAGGCGCAGAAGCTCGTCGACGACATCGACGCGCAGTTCGCGGAGGCCGCCGCCGCCCACCCGGAGTTCGCCGGAAAGTCGATCGTGTTCCTGCAGAACGCCATCTACGACGGCGCGGCCATCGCCTACCAGGACGGCCTGAGCACCGACTTCCTCACCGACCTCGGCTTCACGATCCCGTCGGACATCGACGCCTACGCGCCCGACGACACCTCGGGCGGACAGGCGACGATCCCGGTCGAGAACCTCGATGTGCTCAACTCCGCCGACGTGCTCATCTGGGGCACCGAGTCGGACGACGACATCGCCGCCCTCGAGGACGAGCCGTTCGTCACCGCGATCAGCGCCATGCAGAACTCGTCGGTCGTCTACACCGACGGCGTCACCGCCGGGGCGATCTACTTCACCTCGGCACTGAGCCTTCCCTACGTCCTCGACGCCCTCGTGCCCGCACTCGCGGATGCCGTGGCAGGCGACGGACCGGCGCGCACCGCCGAGTGA
- a CDS encoding ABC transporter ATP-binding protein, with protein sequence MSEVAVLDAQDVVVRYPGSPPVVAVDGVSLTVAPGETVALVGESGSGKSSLARAVVGIEKLAGGEVRFRGAPVKPLGIRRRDLALTGIQMVFQDPSTSLNPRRRVGDQIADGIATARARGAEGSTVAEWLDRVGLPTEVATRFPHQFSGGQKQRLAIARALAARPSLLVADEPISALDASTQTSVAGLMRDLVAEAGAGMLFISHDLAVVRRIADRTFVMFAGRVLEAGATDRVWSAPRHPYTQALLAAIPEPDGAGRIPVAPSTNERTVWSEIAPVID encoded by the coding sequence ATGAGTGAGGTCGCCGTTCTCGACGCGCAGGACGTCGTCGTGCGATACCCGGGCAGCCCGCCGGTGGTCGCCGTCGACGGCGTCTCCCTGACCGTTGCACCCGGCGAGACCGTGGCGCTGGTCGGCGAGTCGGGCAGCGGCAAGTCGAGCCTCGCGCGGGCGGTCGTCGGCATCGAGAAGCTCGCCGGGGGAGAGGTCCGCTTCCGTGGCGCCCCGGTGAAGCCGCTCGGCATCCGCCGCCGAGACCTCGCGCTCACCGGCATCCAGATGGTGTTCCAGGATCCCTCGACCTCGCTGAACCCGCGCCGTCGTGTGGGCGATCAGATCGCCGACGGCATCGCCACGGCCCGCGCCCGCGGCGCGGAGGGGTCGACCGTCGCCGAGTGGCTCGACCGCGTCGGGCTGCCGACCGAGGTCGCCACGCGATTCCCGCACCAGTTCTCGGGCGGTCAGAAGCAGCGCCTCGCGATCGCGCGGGCGCTCGCCGCCCGCCCGTCGCTGCTCGTCGCCGACGAGCCGATCTCGGCTCTCGACGCCTCGACCCAGACCAGCGTCGCCGGGCTGATGCGCGACCTGGTCGCCGAGGCCGGCGCGGGGATGCTGTTCATCTCGCACGACCTCGCGGTGGTGCGGCGCATCGCCGACCGCACCTTCGTGATGTTCGCGGGCCGAGTGCTCGAGGCGGGGGCCACCGATCGCGTGTGGTCTGCGCCCCGGCATCCGTACACCCAGGCGCTGCTCGCCGCGATCCCCGAACCCGACGGTGCCGGCCGCATCCCGGTGGCCCCGTCGACGAACGAGCGCACCGTCTGGTCGGAGATCGCCCCCGTCATCGATTGA
- a CDS encoding FecCD family ABC transporter permease yields the protein MSADTRMSLRQARRTLDRRGRIAMSILVAALLTSFVAGLSIGDTVLSPIRVVQALFETDGGIRMVVVDWRLPRALAAVFFGAALALSGTVFQTITRNPLGSPDVIGLTTGAYTGALIVMTGGSGSGVAVAIGAILGGFGTAALVALLIAGRGALGYRIVIVGIGVSAVLAAVNAWMLLRARREVAVSAAIWDAGSLNGVGWAQALLPIAVVTVLMIVLWLAQRGLWLIELGDDIGTSLGGRMGLTKAGLVAIAVGLIGVVTAVIGPIAFIALAAPHLAKLIAKNGPAHLIATALMGATLLSLADIIGQNAVPKHALPVGVVTLVLGGVYLMFLVVRTARRRF from the coding sequence GTGAGCGCCGACACCCGGATGTCCCTGCGGCAGGCGCGACGCACGCTCGATCGCCGGGGCCGCATCGCGATGAGCATCCTCGTGGCCGCGCTGCTCACCTCGTTCGTCGCAGGCCTGTCGATCGGCGACACCGTGCTGTCACCGATCAGGGTCGTCCAGGCCCTGTTCGAGACCGACGGCGGCATCCGCATGGTCGTGGTCGACTGGCGTCTGCCGCGGGCGCTCGCCGCGGTGTTCTTCGGAGCCGCGCTCGCGCTCTCGGGAACCGTGTTCCAGACCATCACCCGCAATCCGCTGGGCAGCCCCGACGTGATCGGCCTGACGACCGGCGCCTACACGGGCGCCCTGATCGTGATGACCGGCGGCAGCGGATCGGGGGTCGCCGTCGCGATCGGCGCGATCCTCGGCGGCTTCGGCACCGCCGCGCTCGTGGCCCTGCTCATCGCCGGTCGAGGAGCTCTCGGATACCGCATCGTGATCGTCGGCATCGGGGTGAGCGCGGTTCTCGCGGCGGTCAACGCCTGGATGCTGCTGCGCGCCCGACGGGAGGTGGCGGTCTCCGCGGCGATCTGGGATGCCGGATCGCTCAACGGTGTTGGCTGGGCGCAAGCCCTGCTGCCGATCGCGGTCGTGACGGTGCTCATGATTGTGCTGTGGCTCGCGCAGCGCGGACTGTGGCTGATCGAGCTCGGCGACGACATCGGCACCAGCCTGGGCGGACGGATGGGTCTCACCAAGGCCGGGCTCGTGGCCATCGCGGTCGGCCTGATCGGTGTGGTGACAGCGGTGATCGGTCCCATCGCGTTCATCGCACTCGCCGCTCCGCACCTCGCGAAGCTGATCGCGAAGAACGGCCCCGCGCACCTGATCGCGACCGCGCTGATGGGAGCGACGCTGCTCTCGCTCGCCGACATCATCGGACAGAACGCCGTGCCGAAGCACGCGCTGCCGGTCGGCGTCGTCACCCTCGTTCTCGGCGGGGTGTACCTGATGTTCCTCGTGGTGCGCACGGCGCGACGACGGTTCTGA
- a CDS encoding ABC transporter permease: MSRIDSASGPWRFRFRWPRAWRTPLGVIGTVIAGAWIIVAFTAQWWVPFGPNAQVLPRLQAPGIDTLLGTDGNGRDIFSRLMTGATVSLPLALMLVIAAMVIGTVVGAVAGYFGGWVDETLMRITDLFMAFPTVILAMVVAASLGPSLFNAVIAAIVVSWPQYSRVTRSIVLGLRGQNYVIAGRLLGHSPLRTLFVDILPNIAGPVLVLATLDIGAAILLLSGLSFLGLGAQPPTAEWGSMISAAMQNFDAWWLGVFPGLAILTVVLAFNFLGDAMRDILDPTAEVTHEKQAEHVASAKGAAA; the protein is encoded by the coding sequence ATGAGCCGCATCGACTCGGCATCCGGCCCCTGGCGGTTCCGGTTCCGCTGGCCGCGCGCCTGGCGCACGCCCCTCGGCGTGATCGGCACGGTGATCGCCGGCGCGTGGATCATCGTCGCCTTCACCGCCCAGTGGTGGGTGCCGTTCGGTCCGAACGCGCAGGTGCTCCCTCGCCTGCAGGCCCCCGGCATCGACACCCTGCTGGGCACCGACGGCAACGGCCGCGACATCTTCTCCCGCCTGATGACGGGTGCCACCGTGAGCCTGCCGCTCGCACTCATGCTCGTGATCGCGGCGATGGTCATCGGCACGGTGGTCGGCGCGGTCGCCGGCTACTTCGGCGGCTGGGTCGATGAGACGCTGATGCGCATCACCGACCTGTTCATGGCGTTCCCCACGGTCATCCTCGCGATGGTCGTGGCGGCCTCGCTCGGGCCGTCGCTGTTCAACGCGGTGATCGCGGCGATCGTCGTCTCCTGGCCGCAGTATTCGCGCGTCACCCGCAGCATCGTGCTCGGACTCCGCGGGCAGAACTACGTGATCGCCGGGCGCCTGCTCGGCCACTCTCCGCTGCGGACGCTGTTCGTCGACATCCTGCCGAACATCGCCGGCCCCGTGCTGGTGCTCGCGACGCTCGACATCGGCGCCGCGATCCTGCTGCTCTCGGGCCTCTCGTTCCTCGGCCTCGGCGCACAGCCGCCGACCGCCGAGTGGGGGTCGATGATCTCGGCCGCCATGCAGAACTTCGACGCCTGGTGGCTGGGTGTCTTCCCGGGACTCGCGATCCTCACGGTGGTGCTGGCCTTCAACTTCCTGGGAGACGCGATGCGCGACATCCTCGACCCGACGGCCGAGGTCACCCACGAGAAGCAGGCCGAGCACGTGGCATCCGCGAAGGGGGCGGCGGCATGA
- a CDS encoding FecCD family ABC transporter permease, whose protein sequence is MTAPARTSRDPHRVSTRRVALVVALAAVTLVAAAFVGLTVGTKMVGLDTALDAILRFDGSDLQLVVRESRIPRTVLGLVVGLALGAAGAVMQGLTRNALADPGILGVNAGASVAVAIAVAALGIRDFPHLMAFALAGALVATIAVVLLGAAGGGSPVTLILSGVALAAVLGGITTALVLLNPTAFLQMRSWESGALAGRDLSILLAAGPMIALGLAVALLMTRGLDVLALGDETAAALGVRIGRLRAAAVVAVTLLAGTATAIAGPIAFLGLAAPHIARGVVGASQKAIVPLAAVIGAIVVVLGDVIGRVIIAPQEVPVGIVMAFVAAPFLIGIGRRRNPVQL, encoded by the coding sequence GTGACCGCACCCGCACGTACGAGCCGCGATCCGCACCGGGTGTCCACCCGGCGGGTCGCGCTCGTCGTCGCGCTCGCCGCGGTCACGCTGGTCGCGGCCGCGTTCGTCGGCCTGACCGTCGGGACCAAGATGGTCGGGCTCGACACCGCACTCGACGCGATCCTCCGGTTCGACGGCAGCGACCTCCAGCTGGTCGTGCGCGAGTCGCGCATCCCGCGCACCGTGCTCGGACTCGTCGTCGGCCTCGCGCTGGGAGCCGCGGGCGCCGTCATGCAGGGCCTCACCCGCAACGCCCTCGCCGACCCCGGCATCCTGGGCGTGAATGCCGGAGCCTCCGTGGCGGTCGCGATCGCCGTCGCCGCCCTCGGCATCCGCGACTTTCCCCACCTGATGGCGTTCGCCCTCGCCGGAGCGCTCGTGGCGACCATCGCCGTGGTGCTGCTCGGGGCCGCAGGCGGCGGCAGTCCGGTGACGCTCATCCTCTCGGGCGTCGCGCTCGCGGCCGTGCTCGGCGGCATCACCACCGCACTCGTGCTGCTGAACCCCACAGCCTTCCTGCAGATGCGCAGCTGGGAATCGGGCGCGCTCGCCGGACGCGACCTCTCGATCCTCCTCGCGGCCGGACCCATGATCGCCCTCGGGCTCGCCGTCGCGCTGCTGATGACCCGCGGCCTCGACGTGCTCGCCCTCGGCGACGAGACGGCGGCGGCGCTGGGCGTCAGGATCGGCCGGCTGCGTGCCGCGGCCGTCGTCGCCGTCACCCTGCTCGCGGGAACGGCGACCGCGATCGCCGGTCCGATCGCGTTCCTCGGCCTGGCCGCCCCGCACATCGCGCGCGGAGTCGTCGGCGCCTCGCAGAAGGCCATCGTGCCGCTCGCGGCGGTGATCGGGGCGATCGTCGTCGTGCTCGGCGACGTGATCGGCCGGGTGATCATCGCTCCGCAGGAGGTGCCGGTCGGCATCGTGATGGCGTTCGTCGCCGCTCCCTTCCTCATCGGGATCGGCCGCCGCAGGAACCCGGTGCAGCTGTGA
- a CDS encoding carbohydrate ABC transporter permease: MSTTAAKTTTAKSIAPRPGGLARSRRNEAIGLVIPTLIPILALSVIPLFIGVATAFTDSRLARHHETQFIGFENFIKLGSDTQFWQSFGIGMIWAVTVTALQLIGGLSLALLLNTDLRFRGITRVLALIPWAMPPVVVAVMWQMIYSPTNGPLNWLIESLGGPENINWLGDFGLALPAVILVGVWVGMPQNTVVLLAGLQQVPGELLEAAAVDGASTWRRFVSVTLPALRPVIFSIASLSFIWNFNSFGIVYVMTEGGPGGRTMLPMLFTYLEAFKSRNTGGAAAMGDVIVIFLVVILVIALWRQLRPERSPR, from the coding sequence GTGAGCACCACAGCTGCAAAGACCACCACCGCGAAGAGCATCGCGCCCCGGCCGGGCGGACTCGCCCGCTCGCGCCGCAACGAGGCGATCGGTCTCGTCATCCCCACATTGATCCCGATCCTCGCGCTCAGCGTGATCCCGTTGTTCATCGGCGTCGCCACGGCGTTCACCGACTCCCGCCTGGCCCGGCACCATGAGACGCAGTTCATCGGATTCGAGAACTTCATCAAGCTCGGCTCCGACACGCAGTTCTGGCAGTCGTTCGGCATCGGCATGATCTGGGCCGTCACCGTGACCGCCCTGCAGCTGATCGGCGGACTCAGCCTCGCGCTGCTGCTCAACACGGATCTGCGCTTCCGCGGCATCACCCGCGTGCTGGCGCTGATTCCGTGGGCGATGCCGCCCGTCGTCGTCGCCGTGATGTGGCAGATGATCTACTCGCCGACCAACGGGCCGCTGAACTGGCTGATCGAATCGCTGGGCGGGCCGGAGAACATCAACTGGCTGGGCGACTTCGGGCTGGCACTGCCTGCCGTCATCCTCGTCGGGGTGTGGGTCGGCATGCCGCAGAACACCGTGGTGCTGCTCGCCGGCCTGCAGCAGGTGCCGGGAGAGCTCCTCGAGGCGGCAGCCGTCGATGGGGCGAGCACGTGGCGCCGGTTCGTGAGCGTCACCCTGCCGGCACTGCGTCCCGTGATCTTCTCGATCGCCAGCCTCAGCTTCATCTGGAACTTCAACTCCTTCGGCATCGTCTACGTCATGACCGAGGGCGGTCCGGGCGGTCGCACCATGCTGCCGATGCTGTTCACCTACCTCGAGGCATTCAAATCCCGCAACACCGGAGGGGCGGCGGCGATGGGCGACGTCATCGTGATCTTCCTGGTCGTGATCCTGGTGATCGCCCTGTGGCGTCAACTGCGTCCTGAGAGGAGCCCGCGATGA
- a CDS encoding LacI family DNA-binding transcriptional regulator, whose amino-acid sequence MGTKPTLHEVAAAAGVSLASASRALTGRSASPEMVRKVRLAAKRIGYLPDATARSLRLGGHPQVVFAVDDIGNPNYVQMLRAIEEELGETTRISVSATGRRPDQTVELVRMLSMGAGDGLIISPLRVTPALRQALADTVVPVVVIGTLHSELSIDSVFVDSAVAVGMVVDHLVEIGRTRIGVINGPGNTNPGAARRAGFAAAVERHGLVRTEALQITAADFTVGAGVDAAERLLAATTESGDKIDAIVCANDLIAIGAINAIRRQGLRVPEDIAVTGIDDTDLAALYSPPLTSVSLQSERRGRIAARMLSERFADPSRPTRRQTVEATLVIRASTIGESA is encoded by the coding sequence ATGGGAACGAAGCCGACTCTGCACGAGGTCGCCGCCGCGGCCGGCGTCTCGCTGGCCTCCGCGTCTCGTGCCCTCACCGGTCGATCTGCGAGTCCGGAGATGGTGCGCAAAGTGCGCCTGGCTGCCAAGCGCATCGGCTACCTGCCCGACGCCACGGCTCGTTCGCTGCGTCTGGGCGGTCATCCGCAGGTCGTCTTCGCGGTCGACGACATCGGCAACCCGAACTACGTGCAGATGCTGCGGGCCATCGAAGAGGAGCTCGGGGAGACGACGCGCATCAGCGTCTCGGCGACCGGGCGCCGGCCCGATCAGACCGTCGAACTCGTCCGCATGCTGAGCATGGGGGCCGGTGACGGCCTGATCATCTCGCCCCTTCGCGTCACCCCCGCGCTTCGCCAGGCGCTCGCCGACACGGTCGTACCGGTCGTGGTCATCGGCACCCTGCACTCCGAGCTCAGCATCGACAGCGTCTTCGTCGACTCCGCGGTCGCCGTCGGGATGGTCGTCGACCACCTCGTCGAGATCGGGCGCACCCGGATCGGCGTGATCAACGGGCCGGGCAACACCAATCCGGGAGCAGCGCGCCGCGCCGGATTCGCCGCCGCCGTCGAGCGGCACGGCCTCGTGCGCACCGAGGCCCTGCAGATCACCGCGGCCGACTTCACCGTCGGCGCAGGGGTGGATGCCGCCGAGCGGCTGCTCGCCGCGACGACGGAGAGCGGCGACAAGATCGACGCGATCGTCTGCGCGAACGATCTGATCGCGATCGGCGCCATCAATGCGATCCGCCGTCAGGGCCTGCGGGTCCCGGAGGACATCGCCGTGACCGGCATCGACGACACCGACCTCGCCGCGCTCTACAGCCCGCCGCTGACCTCGGTCTCTCTCCAGTCCGAGCGACGGGGACGGATCGCCGCGCGCATGCTCAGCGAGCGCTTCGCCGATCCTTCGCGTCCGACGCGGCGGCAGACGGTCGAGGCCACGCTCGTCATCCGAGCGTCGACGATCGGGGAATCCGCGTGA
- a CDS encoding HpcH/HpaI aldolase/citrate lyase family protein: MTARYRTGLYVPGDRPDRFRSAEDSGAGLVVFDLEDAVAPERKSAARDAVAEWFRDGRRGSAAAQVRVNAGDEEDLRAVCALAPEVGIRLPKVESTRDLDQAVALAPGRPLIALLESARGVVNAVEIAQHPAVVALALGESDLRSEVGGGEAMITHARLSMLFAARAAGLPAPMASVYPAIRDLEGLADDTRRAADLGLFGRMAAHPLQLPVIDAVFAPTDADVAWAREVLSAVRRGGVATLASGEMVDPAMRGRAERILGSIEPRS, encoded by the coding sequence ATGACCGCCCGCTACCGCACCGGACTCTACGTGCCGGGAGACCGCCCCGATCGCTTCCGCTCGGCGGAGGACAGCGGCGCGGGTCTGGTGGTGTTCGACCTCGAGGATGCAGTGGCACCCGAGCGCAAGTCGGCGGCGCGCGACGCCGTGGCCGAGTGGTTCCGCGACGGACGGAGGGGCAGCGCGGCCGCGCAGGTGCGTGTGAACGCGGGCGACGAAGAGGATCTGCGGGCCGTCTGCGCACTCGCTCCTGAGGTCGGCATCCGCTTGCCGAAGGTCGAGAGCACCCGCGATCTCGACCAGGCGGTCGCGCTCGCTCCGGGTCGACCGCTCATCGCACTGCTCGAATCCGCTCGTGGCGTCGTCAACGCCGTGGAGATCGCTCAGCATCCGGCCGTCGTCGCCCTCGCGCTCGGGGAGAGCGATCTGCGCAGCGAGGTCGGGGGAGGGGAGGCGATGATCACTCACGCGCGGCTGTCGATGCTGTTCGCGGCGCGCGCCGCGGGGCTGCCGGCCCCCATGGCGTCGGTGTATCCCGCGATCCGCGACCTCGAAGGGCTGGCCGACGACACCCGCCGCGCAGCCGATCTGGGATTGTTCGGCCGCATGGCCGCGCATCCGCTGCAGCTCCCGGTGATCGATGCGGTCTTCGCCCCGACGGATGCCGATGTGGCCTGGGCGCGGGAGGTCCTCTCCGCCGTTCGGCGGGGAGGAGTCGCGACGCTCGCCTCCGGCGAGATGGTCGACCCCGCGATGCGGGGGCGCGCCGAGCGGATCCTGGGGTCGATCGAACCGAGGTCTTGA